Part of the Candidatus Margulisiibacteriota bacterium genome, GAAGAAAAGTATATTTTACGCCGCCTTATCGAGTCCGGGACCTCAATAGTAGGCGAAGCTTTTTCCGATCCGCACCAGATCGATGACGTTCTGGATAACGCCGAAAAAATGATCTTTGATATCGCCATGCGTCATTCGCGCGAAGGATTCAGCAAGATCGATTCGGTCATCAAGACCGTTCTTGATAAGATCGACAGCCTTTACGGCAAGAACCAGTCGATCACCGGAGTGCCGACCGGTTACACCGACCTTGATACCATGACCGCCGGCTTCCAAAACTCGGAATTGATCATTTTAGCGGCCAGGCCGTCGGTCGGTAAAACCGCGTTTGCCTTGAACATTGCCCAGGATGTTGCCATCAGGAGCAAGATCCCGGTAGCGATCTTCTCGCTCGAAATGAGCAAAGAGTCGCTGGCCCAGAGAATGCTTTGCGCGGAAGCGGAAATCGAACAACAAAAACTCAAGACTGCCACCTTATCTGATACCGGTTGGAAAAAACTAACCCGCGCTTTAGGCCGTTTGTCCGAAGCGCCTATCTATATTGATGATAGTGCCTCAATGAGCTCCACCGAAATTCGAGCCAAGGCCAGGCGGCTCAAGCTGGAAAAGGGGCTTGGCCTGATCATCGTTGACTACCTCCAGCTGATGAGAGGGAACAAATCCCGGGTCGAGAACCGGGTCCAGGAGATATCCGAGATCGCCCGTTCGCTCAAGATCATGGCCCGAGAACTGGAATGCCCGGTCGTTGCCTTGTCCCAGCTTTCCCGGGCGGTGGAACAGCGGCCCGACCGGATCCCCAGATTGTCCGACCTGCGCGAATCAGGCGAGATCGAACAGACGGCCGATCTGGTCATGTTCATTCAT contains:
- the dnaB gene encoding replicative DNA helicase; its protein translation is MVEEKIPPQNLAAEQSVLGSMLLDKNAVFRAAESLAPDSFYRDAHRYIFEAILVLFDKGEPVDLVTVTETLRKSGKLDAVGGSVYVADLINSVPTAANVDHYTKIVEEKYILRRLIESGTSIVGEAFSDPHQIDDVLDNAEKMIFDIAMRHSREGFSKIDSVIKTVLDKIDSLYGKNQSITGVPTGYTDLDTMTAGFQNSELIILAARPSVGKTAFALNIAQDVAIRSKIPVAIFSLEMSKESLAQRMLCAEAEIEQQKLKTATLSDTGWKKLTRALGRLSEAPIYIDDSASMSSTEIRAKARRLKLEKGLGLIIVDYLQLMRGNKSRVENRVQEISEIARSLKIMARELECPVVALSQLSRAVEQRPDRIPRLSDLRESGEIEQTADLVMFIHRDDYYNPQSERGNIAEIIIAKQRNGPVGQIELVFRKEIAKFASKESRYEEVA